Proteins encoded together in one Chitinophaga sp. LS1 window:
- a CDS encoding SMI1/KNR4 family protein, which produces MKNSISAVIERMIKDCSIKLVPAKMGEVAQFEFITGFQLPDEMRTFYSLYSEMEEENEMFRILPLKEIIENGQLKSDYIEFAEYMIYSDTWAVTINGEDRNDYFIEGYKWRENSFADFLVRYLNGGVDKGLYNLY; this is translated from the coding sequence ATGAAGAATTCTATTTCGGCTGTTATTGAACGAATGATAAAAGATTGCTCCATTAAACTGGTACCTGCCAAAATGGGTGAAGTAGCGCAATTTGAGTTTATAACAGGGTTTCAGTTGCCTGATGAGATGAGAACGTTTTATAGTTTGTATAGTGAGATGGAAGAGGAAAATGAAATGTTCAGGATATTGCCATTAAAAGAGATCATTGAGAATGGACAGCTAAAAAGCGACTATATTGAATTTGCAGAATACATGATTTATTCAGACACATGGGCGGTTACGATCAATGGAGAAGATCGGAACGATTATTTTATTGAAGGTTATAAATGGCGGGAGAATTCATTTGCGGATTTTTTAGTTCGATACCTGAACGGCGGTGTTGATAAAGGATTGTATAATTTGTATTAA